In Sphingobacteriaceae bacterium, the following proteins share a genomic window:
- a CDS encoding 16S rRNA (adenine(1518)-N(6)/adenine(1519)-N(6))-dimethyltransferase, whose translation MQQPVRAKKHLGQHFLNDENIAKNIVDALLEKDKTTPIIEVGPGTGVLTQHMIADIEKFFALDVDTESVAFLKEKYPAQKDKVLISDFLETDLEKLAGPKFNVIGNFPYNISSQIMFKVLDHKNQVDYCVGMFQKEVAMRLAEKPGSKVYGILSVLLQAYYDIEYLFTVQENAFTPPPKVKSAVIRLTRNTVQSLDCDEVLFKKVVKTAFNQRRKTIRNSIRSLFNNNEIRFPLLDKRPEQLSVAQFVELTKFVEDNSLSQ comes from the coding sequence ATGCAACAACCAGTAAGAGCAAAAAAACATTTAGGTCAACATTTTTTGAATGATGAAAACATTGCAAAAAATATTGTTGATGCCTTATTGGAAAAAGATAAAACAACTCCGATTATTGAAGTTGGTCCGGGAACAGGTGTACTGACTCAGCATATGATTGCAGACATTGAAAAGTTTTTTGCTTTGGATGTGGATACTGAATCCGTTGCCTTCTTAAAAGAAAAATATCCTGCGCAAAAAGATAAAGTATTGATCTCGGACTTTTTAGAAACCGATCTTGAAAAATTAGCAGGCCCGAAATTTAATGTCATAGGAAATTTCCCTTATAACATTTCCAGCCAGATCATGTTTAAAGTTCTGGATCACAAAAACCAGGTAGATTATTGTGTTGGCATGTTTCAGAAAGAAGTTGCCATGCGTCTCGCTGAAAAACCTGGCTCTAAAGTATACGGTATTTTAAGTGTGTTATTGCAAGCTTATTATGATATTGAATACCTCTTCACCGTTCAGGAGAATGCGTTTACACCGCCACCAAAAGTAAAAAGCGCAGTCATCCGTTTAACGCGAAATACGGTTCAGAGTCTCGATTGTGATGAAGTCCTTTTTAAAAAGGTTGTAAAAACTGCTTTTAATCAGCGAAGAAAAACCATTCGGAATTCAATACGTTCTTTATTCAATAATAACGAGATCCGTTTTCCACTTTTAGACAAGCGTCCTGAACAACTTTCAGTAGCGCAGTTTGTAGAACTGACAAAGTTTGTAGAAGACAACAGCCTTAGCCAATAA